The DNA region GCCAGCCATCCAGCAAATCGGTCAGGCGCTCCGGCTCGCGCACCGCCGGCACGGTCAGGCGCTCGCACTGCTCGGCGGCCTCGCGGGCGTTGGCGGCCAGGCGCTCGGTGTTCACGCGCGTCACGTCGGTGTGCTGCGTCCACACGGGCTGGAGCACGGACACCCCCAGCTCCGTCGCCTTTTCCACCATGAAGTCCAGGCGCGCGCGCTTGATGGGGGCGAAGACCAGCCAAACATCGGGCTCGGGCGCTTGCGGGCGGCGCAGCTCGACCACCGCCAGCGAGGCCCAGCCCTTGCCGAGTCCCTCGATGCGGGCGAGCCACTCCCCGTCCGCCCCGTTGAAGAGCGCGACGTGGTCGCCCCGGTTGAGCCGCAGGACCGAGCGCAGATAATGCGCGCCCTGATGGTCCAGGCCCACGACGCCGCCGGCGGCCAGCGGCTCGGTGACGTGGAGACGGGTTGCGGCGCGCTCGCTCACGGGCTTGGATTTCCCTCTCTCCAGGCGGTTGTCCGCCGGGCAAGGTAGGCACATGATCCGGCCATGACCATCGGCACCCCCACGCGCGGCCGAAGCCGCACCCCCACCGACATCCCCACCGGCACCTGGATCGACCGCTATCCGCCGCCGGCGCTGCGGCCCTATCTGCGCCTCGCGCGCCTGGACCGGCCGATCGGCACCTGGCTGCTGCTGTGGCCGTGCCTGTGGAGCGCCATGCTCGCCGCCGCGGCGCAGGGGCCGGCCGTGCCCGTGCCGATGCTGCTCGGCCTGCTGGTGCTCTTCGCCATCGGCGCGGTGGCGATGCGCGGGGCCGGGTGCATCTACAACGACATCGTCGACCGCGACATCGACGCCAAGGTGGCGCGCACGGCCACGCGGCCGCTGGCCTCCGGCGCCGTCGGCCTCGTCGGCGGCTGGGCGTTGCTGATCCTGCTGTCGCTGATCGGGCTCGTCGTGCTGCTCCAGCTCGACCCCTCGGCCATTCGCATCGGGCTGGTGTCGCTGCTGCTGGTCGCCGCCTATCCCTTCATGAAGCGCGTGACCTACTGGCCGCAGGCGTGGCTGGGGCTGACCTTCAACTGGGGCGCGCTCGTCGGCTGGACCGCCGCCACCGGCAGCCTGGGCTGGCCCGCGCTGGCGCTCTACCTCGGCGGCATCGGCTGGACGCTCGGCTACGACACCATCTACGCCCACCAGGACAAGGACGACGACGCGCTCGTGGGCGTGAAGTCCGCCGCGCTCAAGCTGGGCGGCTGGACGCGCCCCGCCGTCGCCGGCTTCTACCTCTGGGCCGTGGCGCTGTTCGCGCTCGCGGGTGTGCTCGCGGGCGCGGCGTGGCCGTTCTACCTCGGGCTCGCGGCGATGGCGGTCCACTTCGCCTGGCAGGTCGTCGGCCTCGACATCGACGACCCCACGCGCTGCCTGCGCCGCTTCAAGAGCAACCGCGACGCCGGGGCGCTGCTGTTCGTTGGCATCGTGCTGGCCGCCCTCTTCGGGTGATTCGGGGGAGACGCCGTGAGCCATCACCACCACTATTCCTCGCTGGGCGAGCGCGCGCTGGCGGCCGACCCGGTCGCCTTCATCCGCGACAACACCACGCTGCAAAGCCCGCGC from Limimonas halophila includes:
- a CDS encoding 16S rRNA (uracil(1498)-N(3))-methyltransferase, whose protein sequence is MSERAATRLHVTEPLAAGGVVGLDHQGAHYLRSVLRLNRGDHVALFNGADGEWLARIEGLGKGWASLAVVELRRPQAPEPDVWLVFAPIKRARLDFMVEKATELGVSVLQPVWTQHTDVTRVNTERLAANAREAAEQCERLTVPAVREPERLTDLLDGWPATRRALLCAETGAAQPVADALSGLAAEGAGDAPWAVMTGPEGGFHAGELDALRRLPFVTPVGLGPRVLRTDTAALAALACWQAWLGDGRQRPPDRGA
- the ubiA gene encoding 4-hydroxybenzoate octaprenyltransferase, which encodes MTIGTPTRGRSRTPTDIPTGTWIDRYPPPALRPYLRLARLDRPIGTWLLLWPCLWSAMLAAAAQGPAVPVPMLLGLLVLFAIGAVAMRGAGCIYNDIVDRDIDAKVARTATRPLASGAVGLVGGWALLILLSLIGLVVLLQLDPSAIRIGLVSLLLVAAYPFMKRVTYWPQAWLGLTFNWGALVGWTAATGSLGWPALALYLGGIGWTLGYDTIYAHQDKDDDALVGVKSAALKLGGWTRPAVAGFYLWAVALFALAGVLAGAAWPFYLGLAAMAVHFAWQVVGLDIDDPTRCLRRFKSNRDAGALLFVGIVLAALFG